Proteins co-encoded in one Apis mellifera strain DH4 linkage group LG15, Amel_HAv3.1, whole genome shotgun sequence genomic window:
- the LOC413478 gene encoding spermine oxidase: MLYCMIFLFCLISGTFSDDTKSPRIVIVGAGASGIAAAAKLIENGLENLIILEAENRIGGRVNTVKFDDYLVDLGAQWIHGEKGNVVYELVAPLNITDNSKPHDDEVYTSTGELIDTRITKNLTDSYFNYLDSIEYITNNECYDSIGECFENKLKDDFTQFPELNETLQDQLLWLFNMMQIGYDPADNWYDIAAKGYLEYEICKGDPAINWKERGYGTILDILMKKFPNPEEELPVLNKTILNAEVTQVDYSSEDNIVKVTTLDGKEYIADHVIMTPSLGVLKEQHETLFNPPLSESKIRNIKAIGYGNACKIFLAFNDTWFNVKDTNKIGYRILWSKEERKKLDSNPKTRWMPYAVGFFFVEHKPRLLYVWVSGKGARLMDDVTDDEVFDQTVEMLYNLLSKNYNVSRPTAMIRSKWHENKHFRGTYSYQSIETVKTNSSALQLSQPIMKKGKPIILFGGEATNKHYFSTVHGAIGSGWREAERLINLYDKNNRTINNI; the protein is encoded by the exons ATGCTCTATTGCATGATCTTCCTATTTTGCCTGATCTCAGGCACATTTTCCGACGATACCAAATCGCCACGAATAGTGATCGTTGGTGCAGGTGCATCTGGTATCGCAGCTGCggcgaaattaattgaaaatggcctggaaaatcttataattttagaagccGAAAATCGAATCGGTGGACGTGTGAATACAGTCAAATTTG ATGATTATCTGGTCGATTTAGGCGCGCAATGGATTCACGGAGAAAAGGGAAATGTTGTGTATGAATTGGTAGCTCCTTTGAATATTACAGATAACTCTAAGCCACACGATGATGAAGTATACACATCTACAGGCGAGTTGATTGATACCAGAATCACAAAAAATCTTACAGATAGTTACTTCAATTACTTAGACTCGATTGAATACATAACGAATAACGAGTGTTACGATTCCATCGGCGAATGTTTCGAAAATAA GTTGAAAGACGATTTTACGCAATTTCCGGAATTAAATGAAACGCTACAGGATCAATTATTATGGCTTTTCAATATGATGCAAATTGGTTACGATCCTGCTGATAATTGGTACGATATCGCAGCGAAAGGATATttggaatatgaaatatgtaagGGAGATCCAGCGATTAATTGGAAAGAACGAGGATATGGCACTATTCTAGATATATTAATG aaaaaatttccaaatccaGAAGAAGAACTACCCGTATTGAATAAAACGATTCTCAATGCTGAAGTAACACAAGTTGATTATTCAAGTGAAGATAATATCGTAAAAGTAACGACCCTCGatggaaaagaatatatagctGATCATGTTATTATGACGCCTTCTTTAGGAGTGCTTAAAGAACAGCacgaaacattatttaatccTCCATTATCGgaatcaaaaattagaaatattaaa GCAATAGGATATGGAAAtgcttgtaaaatatttttagcattTAACGATACTTGGTTTAATGTCaaagatacaaataaaataggaTATAGGATTTTATGGAGtaaagaagagaggaagaagctTGATAGTAAT CCAAAAACGAGATGGATGCCTTATGCGGTAGGTTTCTTTTTTGTCGAACACAAGCCtcgtttattatatgtatgggTATCTGGAAAAGGTGCACGTTTAATGGATGATGTCACTGATGACGAAGTTTTTGATCAAACAGTAGAGATGTTATACAATTTgttgtcaaaaaattataatgtcagTAGGCCAACAGCGATGATAAG AAGTAAATGGCatgaaaataaacatttccGCGGTACATATAGTTATCAAAGTATAGAAACAGTAAAAACAAATTCTAGCGCGCTGCAATTATCCCAACCAATTATGAAAAAGGGAAAGCCA ataattttattcggtGGTGAAGCTACTAATAAACATTACTTTTCTACAGTACATGGAGCTATTGGCTCTGGATGGAGAGAAGCTGAAAGGTTGATAAatctttatgataaaaataatcgtacaattaataatatatga